A window of the Trichoderma asperellum chromosome 4, complete sequence genome harbors these coding sequences:
- a CDS encoding uncharacterized protein (EggNog:ENOG41), with protein MTTPPARRLGLSIRHSPGHLLKSLNPNNGTTTVAAATTTTTTTTTAAASSSAAITTTTAKTTTAAHKSDSKPRGGRSQLKIPEPIPEDIFAPPLASSDVDDDDDDDDNNDDKTAEANLESNEQARLYADSSDSEALPRGAISATNFTSSNQNGRRQSLRTRSQETKAASQLPRESAEVEPGTRKRKRQSGTSIDKGSSKKNALDEPDTSALPSSSASHFTNSQGFVKKPKVKNTFGRRSLNSQESRKSRVSEEPSLPKLRRFPISEEPTLPVLRPPEFSAIKSVRKSSQFIVPDSDDFSSPIKRRQPRQRLLHIHYGNDSDTDEDNNNDNNGDNNGDSNGDTAVLSQPKSTIDDIELEKTKPKEKRRENPLLRLAKKNAAVKIQKAREASPGSPSPPPARFVMPAQLSDFKMRKRLSGGGVNDIDNGDLSDAGSSSSDLSSLGDIFPDKEAPKDGQALCPWCGASVDMQQLKEFSEGRQRLSVKMQTKFCESHRKTSAQETYELKSYPEVQWESLTERFESHRGRLLGIINGEEESHYRTALADKISLGKGRSMNKEENLNPGYYGPRGFNMMCDYLVGEFSDMLKKKAIHDKVIAGRGPPAFIQSVLVPELGVQLIMEDMQVSLEEARGILEESKALGELVHGEI; from the exons ATGACTACGCCTCCTGCAAGAAGGCTTGGCCTAAGCATTCGCCACTCGCCTGGCCATCTGCTTAAATCGTTAAATCCCAACAACGGAACGACAaccgtggcggcggcgacgacgacgacaacgacaacaacgacagcagcagcatcatcatcagcagcaataacaacaacCACCGCGAAGACGACGACTGCTGCACACAAATCAGACTCTAAGCCCCGAGGGGGACGCTCTCAGCTCAAAATCCCCGAGCCCATTCCTGAAGATATATTTGCACCCCCTCTTGCGTCAAGCGATgtggacgatgacgacgatgacgacgacaacaACGACGACAAAACCGCTGAAGCTAACTTAGAATCTAACGAGCAAGCGCGTCTCTACGCAGACAGCTCGGACTCAGAAGCCCTTCCCCGAGGAGCAATTTCGGCTACCAATTTCACATCGTCAAATCAAAACGGCAGGCGACAAAGTCTTCGAACAAGATCTCAAGAGACAAAAGCAGCATCTCAGCTCCCAAGAGAATCTGCTGAGGTAGAGCCCGGTACCAGGAAGAGGAAACGACAGTCTGGCACTTCCATTGACAAGGGAAGCTCAAAGAAAAATGCGCTCGACGAGCCGGACACATCTGCGTTACCCTCGAGCTCTGCTAGTCATTTTACGAATAGCCAGGGTTTCGTAAAGAAACCCAAAGTGAAAAACACTTttgggaggaggagcctcAATTCTCAGGAAAGCCGAAAGTCCAGAG TCTCAGAAGAACCTTCATTGCCCAAACTTCGACGCTTCCCAATCTCAGAAGAGCCCACATTGCCCGTACTTCGACCTCCCGAATTCAGTGCTATCAAGTCGGTTCGAAAGAGCTCCCAGTTCATCGTACCAGATTCTGACGACTTTTCGTCTCCCATCAAACGACGCCAGCCTCGTCAACGATTGCTGCACATTCATTATGGTAACGACAGCGACACTGACGAGGACAACAACAATGACAACAATGGGGATAACAACGGTGACAGCAACGGTGACACTGCGGTTCTTAGTCAGCCAAAGTCTACCATTGACGATATCGAGCTTGAAAAAACCAAGCCAAAGGAAAAGCGAAGAGAAAATCCCTTGCTACGTTTGGCGAAGAAAAATGCTGCTGTTAAAATTCAGAAGGCGAGGGAAGCATCGCCAGGGTCGCCCTCGCCACCACCGGCGAGATTCGTAATGCCGGCACAGCTCTCGGATTTCAAAATGCGTAAAAGACtaagcggcggcggcgtcaaCGACATCGACAATGGCGATTTGTCCGATGCgggcagcagtagcagcgaTCTCAGCTCCCTCGGGGATATTTTCCCAGACAAGGAAGCTCCAAAAGACGGGCAGGCGCTGTGTCCCTGGTGCGGCGCCTCAGTCGATATGCAACAGCTCAAGGAGTTCTCAGAGGGCAGACAGCGACTAAGCGTCAAGATGCAGACCAAATTCTGCGAGTCGCACAGGAAAACATCAGCACAGGAGACGTACGAATTGAAATCTTACCCCGAGGTCCAGTGGGAGAGCCTGACAGAGCGCTTCGAGAGCCACCGGGGCCGTCTCCTCGGCATCATcaatggcgaagaagaatcaCACTACCGCACCGCCTTGGCAGACAAGATCTCGCTGGGCAAAGGCCGGTCCATGAACAAGGAAGAGAACCTCAACCCGGGTTACTACGGCCCGCGAGGCTTCAACATGATGTGCGACTACCTCGTCGGGGAGTTTAGCGACAtgctcaagaagaaggccatcCACGACAAGGTCATTGCAGGAAGGGGCCCGCCGGCTTTTATCCAGTCGGTGTTGGTGCCGGAGCTGGGCGTGCAGCTGATCATGGAGGACATGCAGGTCTCACTGGAAGAAGCAAGGGGCATATTGGAAGAGAGTAAAGCCCTGGGTGAGCTGGTGCATGGAGAGATTTGA
- a CDS encoding uncharacterized protein (EggNog:ENOG41): protein MSGRFTRLIRFLAKDGRTYYGDAILPQGVSDIAKAQRARIIEGDIFGRYHVTDQEVGVRLLLSPLAQSQVKTVRCLGLNYAKHAKESNMPEPKYPVLFYKPITALSGPADPIPVHSMAQEGTGLDYECELVVVIGRRCSDVSEADALNYVLGYSVGNDVSHRDWQIKHGGSQWSLGKAFDGWAPFGPAIVTGDVIKDPQTLNIWTKVNGETVQDGNTSDMIFGVRQMISFLSRGVTLMPGDVIFTGTPEGVGMGRKPQVWLKDGDVVEVGLDSVGTCTNRVEFEAPKAKI from the exons ATGTCTGGCAGATTTACA CGTCTCATTCGCTTTCTGGCCAAAGACGGCCGCACATACTACGGCGATGCCATCCTTCCCCAGGGAGTGAGCGACATCGCCAAAGCCCAGCGCGCGCGCATTATTGAAGGAGACATCTTTGGCAGGTATCACGTTACAGACCAAGAAGTTGGCGTGCGTCTGTTGCTATCTCCATTGGCCCAGTCTCAGGTGAAGACGGTGCGATGTTTGGGGCTCAACTACGCCAAACATGCCAAAGAGTCGAACATGCCGGAGCCAAAATATCCCGTCCTGTTCTACAAGCCCATCACAGCTCTGTCCGGCCCAGCTGACCCGATTCCTGTCCACTCAATGGCGCAAGAAGGAACTGGGCTGGACTACGAATGTGAGCTCGTCGTGGTGATTGGCAGGCGGTGCTCGGATGTGTCTGAGGCCGATGCGCTCAATTACGTTCTTGGATATTCCGTGGGCAACGATGTGTCCCACCGAGACTGGCAGATCAAGCATGGAGGAAGCCAATGGTCTCTTGGTAAGGCCTTTGACGGCTGGGCACCTTTTGGCCCGGCCATCGTGACCGGCGATGTTATCAAGGATCCGCAGACTCTGAATATCTGGACCAAGGTTAACGGGGAAACCGTTCAG GATGGAAACACCTCGGACATGATATTCGGCGTACGACAGATGATTTCTTTCCTGAGCCGCGGCGTGACTCTCATGCCCGGCGATGTCATCTTTACGGGCACTCCCGAGGGCGTAGGCATGGGTCGGAAGCCACAGGTATGGCTCAAGGATGGAGACGTCGTGGAAGTTGGACTCGACAGTGTCGGCACGTG TACCAACAGAGTGGAATTCGAAGCTCCCAAAGCCAAGATATAG
- a CDS encoding uncharacterized protein (EggNog:ENOG41) — MATLAAIPEAASHLLDRNIRYRDSLPTASFHRPRPKSRVVILSKRSGRVCTPIRKQSPAPESPGSVYSSESRQAPEQHYADGRSHSAHHSPPNPSYPAQADSRTACGAEAPFRGSSMRSLDAASSVDDSWELSELSLDLDAFPMPPLKDPPRQPAFAGSASAAPANPPRIHATAMSNPMTSACLPKTGFSSPQARKKSHVYMQRSPRSPQNWLLDGTADFASASKHTSIDSALVEAISRSVCQHLRLFNAISRNNQDKRLSRTSRGLATSQHKNHSRIPNRSNSLERFTGRRHGQPKGARVPKQRKNPPATPTKSGISLHTVSPLLPFRPEFRAAGLAVTSKDQKRNFPAYIAKLISSKSSRKTNKRPHSKRPKVSRFDGFDEGDSSPSSLSEISFAASQDLDEWRYALIDEAPVRKQKRQPIKEKKKSKRHWFSCFPKDEESVADGE, encoded by the coding sequence ATGGCTACCTTGGCAGCCATCCCCGAGGCTGCCTCTCATCTGCTTGATAGAAACATTCGTTATCGCGACAGCCTTCCAACGGCATCATTCCATCGGCCGCGTCCGAAATCTCGAGTTGTTATTCTCTCTAAGCGCTCAGGCCGAGTGTGCACTCCGATTCGCAAACAATCTCCTGCCCCTGAGTCTCCTGGCTCAGTGTATAGTAGCGAGTCGAGGCAAGCTCCTGAGCAGCATTATGCCGACGGCCGCTCCCATAGCGCACATCACAGTCCACCAAATCCTTCTTATCCCGCTCAAGCTGACAGTCGAACGGCTTGTGGTGCGGAAGCCCCCTTCCGTGGCTCTAGCATGAGGTCTCTTGATGCAGCATCCTCTGTTGATGATTCTTGGGAGCTATCCGAACTGTCACTTGACTTGGATGCTTTTCCGATGCCTCCGTTGAAAGATCCTCCTCGCCAACCTGCCTTTGCTGGCAGTGCTTCAGCTGCGCCTGCGAATCCACCACGCATCCATGCCACAGCAATGTCAAATCCCATGACATCGGCATGCCTTCCAAAGACGGGGTTTTCATCTCCTCAAGCCCGGAAGAAATCCCACGTGTACATGCAAAGGAGCCCGCGTTCTCCGCAGAATTGGCTTCTTGATGGTACGGCCGACTTTGCGAGCGCTTCCAAGCACACTTCTATCGACTCTGCTCTCGTGGAAGCTATATCACGGAGCGTGTGCCAGCATCTCCGACTCTTTAATGCAATATCAAGAAATAATCAAGATAAGAGGCTTTCCCGTACATCTAGAGGCCTCGCTACAAGTCAACACAAGAATCATTCACGGATACCCAACAGGTCAAATTCGTTGGAAAGATTCACAGGAAGACGACACGGCCAACCAAAAGGTGCCAGGGTCCCAAAGCAACGCAAGAATCCGCCGGCAACACCTACAAAATCCGGTATATCACTACATACAGTATCTCCACTGCTGCCCTTTCGCCCAGAGTTCAGAGCGGCAGGATTAGCAGTAACATCAAAAGATCAGAAGCGCAACTTTCCCGCCTATATTGCAAAGCTGATTTCGTCCAAATCATCTCGGAAAACCAATAAACGCCCCCATAGCAAACGGCCAAAGGTGTCAAGATTCGATGGCTTCGACGAAGGAGATTCCAGCCCGAGCTCACTGAGTGAAATATCATTTGCCGCGTCACAAGACTTGGATGAATGGCGATATGCGCTGATTGACGAAGCGCCCGTCCGAAAGCAGAAGCGGCAGCCcatcaaagagaagaagaaatcaaaaCGGCATTGGTTTTCTTGCTTTCCCAAGGACGAAGAGTCTGTTGCGGATGGAGAATAG
- a CDS encoding uncharacterized protein (CAZy:GH13) encodes MGSASQQLRTWWKESSVYQIYPASFQDTTGSGTGDLKGIISRIDYLNGLGVDIVWLSPIFASPQKDMGYDISDYKTIDPVYGNIGDVDELKDKLHERGMKLVLDLVVNHTSDQHEWFRESRKSKTNPFRDWYIWRPPKYDAQGNRQPPNNWESHFQGSAWEYDEATDEYYLRLFCKEQPDLNWENPAVREAVHDIMRFWLGRGIDGFRMDVINFISKDQQFPDSDKVINRGHEYYACGPRCHEFLRELGAILKEYDAFNVGEMPCVQDESEVIKAVGADRGELNMIFYFEHMDLDYGPKGKFSPGTWTLAKLKTVVNKWQRFMYDNNGWNALYLENHDQPRVISRFAYDDPGHRVASAKLIAVFHAFQAGTPFIYQGQEIGMTNVPKEWPIEEYKDVDCVNHWNLYKDSPDEDIKRLVKAEYQKKSRDNARTPMQWDTTPQAGFTSSDKPWMRVNDNYKEVNAASQTDKPLSVYHTYRLVLEKRKQYKDIFVYGSFELIDEPNEKIFAYKRRATNGEAALIVCNFSLDAVTWKMDDKPKEVLFTTSDRNLSQVSGGELSLAPCEAIALLL; translated from the exons ATGGGCTCAGCTTCACAACAACTCCGTACTTGGTGGAAGGAAAGCTCAGTTTACCAAATATATCCGGCATCCTTCCAAGACACCACAGGGTCAGGAACCGGTGATCTCAAAGGCATCATTTCACGTATAGACTATCTCAATGGCCTCGGCGTTGATATTGTGTGGCTGTCGCCCATCTTCGCGAGCCCCCAGAAAGACATG GGATATGACATCAGCGACTACAAGACTATAGACCCCGTTTATGGAAACATTGGCGATGTCGACGAGCTGAAGGATAAGCTCCATGAGCGTGGCATGAAGCTGGTCTTGGACCTGGTTGTGAACCACACAAGCGACCAGCATGAGTGGTTTAGAGAATCAAGAAAGTCAAAAACCAATCCATTCAGAGACTGGTACATCTGGCGCCCGCCCAAGTATGATGCTCAGGGCAACCGACAGCCTCCAAACAACTGGGAAAGCCACTTCCAGG GCAGCGCTTGGGAGTATGATGAAGCAACGGATGAGTACTACCTGCGCCTCTTCTGTAAAGAGCAGCCGGATCTCAACTGGGAAAACCCGGCAGTGCGTGAAGCAGTCCACGATATCATGCGCTTCTGGCTCGGTCGAGGGATAGACGGTTTCCGTATGGACGTTATCAACTTCATCAGCAAAGATCAACAGTTCCCAGACTCGGACAAGGTGATTAATCGGGGCCATGAATATTACGCATGCGGACCGAGATGCCACGAGTTTCTGAGAGAGCTCGGCGCCATTCTAAAGGAGTACGACGCATTCAATGTGGGCGAAATGCCCTGCGTGCAAGACGAGAGCGAAGTCATCAAGGCTGTTGGTGCTGACCGCGGAGAGCTCAACATGATTTTCTACTTTGAGCA cATGGATCTCGACTATGGCCCCAAGGGCAAGTTTTCCCCCGGCACATGGACCCTCGCAAAGCTAAAGACCGTGGTCAACAAATGGCAGAGGTTCATGTACGACAACAACGGCTGGAACGCCCTCTACCTAGAAAATCATGACCAGCCACGAGTAATCAGCCGCTTCGCATACGATGATCCTGGGCATCGCGTGGCCAGCGCCAAGCTCATTGCTGTATTCCATGCTTTTCAAGCTGGCACGCCGTTTATATACCAGGGACAAGAGATTGGCATGACCAACGTTCCTAAAGAATGGCCCATTGAGGAGTATAAGGATGTTGATTGCGTCAACCACTGGAA CTTATACAAAGACAGCCCTGATGAAGATATCAAACGGCTAGTCAAAGCAGAATACCAAAAGAAATCTCGTGACAACGCCCGCACGCCCATGCAGTGGGACACCACCCCCCAAGCCGGCTTCACCTCCAGCGACAAGCCCTGGATGCGCGTCAACGACAACTACAAAGAGGTCAACGCCGCCTCTCAAACAGACAAGCCTCTGTCCGTGTATCACACCTATCGACTGGTCCTAGAGAAACGCAAACAGTACAAGGACATCTTCGTCTACGGCAGCTTCGAGCTCATCGATGAGCCAAACGAGAAGATATTTGCATATAAGAGAAGGGCCACCAACGGGGAGGCTGCGCTGATTGTCTGCAACTTTTCTTTGGATGCGGTGACGTGGAAGATGGACGATAAGCCGAAAGAGGTGCTGTTTACCACTAGTGACAGAAACTTGAGCCAAGTGAGCGGTGGTGAACTTTCGTTGGCTCCGTGCGAGGCAATCGCTTTGCTTCTCTGA
- a CDS encoding uncharacterized protein (EggNog:ENOG41~TransMembrane:1 (o96-121i)) — protein MSNYDSRHRAFEAFNMNYSPANSMDEHFQRCWAQQSCGGCLDRLDCSWCPYTWSCVPNEHTIPFLAPAFDAEICPHPDERWEVRTRPLGCHVSSRMGLTVAVTIVATLAAVLVVAASVVLVRKIWKSGKMGWGWIYRWKSPFQRQADRGDPERDPLLSTEQEDPAANI, from the exons ATGAGTAATTATGATTCACGTCACAGGGCTTTCGAAGCTTTCAATATGAATTACTCTCCCGCTAACTCTATGGACGAACATTTCCAACGATGTTGGGCTCAGCAGTCTTGTGGAGGATGTCTGGACCGCCTCGACTGCAGTTGGTGCCCTTAT ACATGGTCATGCGTGCCAAATGAACATACGATTCCATTTCTCGCACCAGCCTTTGACGCCGAAATTTGCCCGCACCCTGATGAAAGATGGGAGGTGAGGACGAGGCCTCTCGGATGCCACGTTTCATCTAGGATGGGGCTCACGGTTGCTGTGACTATTGTGGCTACGTTGGCAGCTGTCCTGGTTGTCGCGGCGTCGGTGGTCTTGGTGCGGAAGATATGGAAATCAGGAAAGATGGGCTGGGGATGGATATATCGATGGAAGTCGCCATTCCAGCGGCAGGCCGATAGAGGTGATCCAGAGCGGGACCCATTGCTATCGACGGAGCAAGAGGATCCAGCTGCGAATATCTGA
- a CDS encoding uncharacterized protein (EggNog:ENOG41), with protein sequence MPKDRPPTPPPKPTPLILSQRNGQGNSNRPRADSSPRSPRYKSFVAEDADRRAFNTHAEACHCGHYDGKPNSRGHGCSRPRGYRAHTTQNLPTHQPGLQRAQGSYKRQYKSLSTQRLNRGLSGGSRYRTVSRPDQPRPSFDPDHIGVCCRSTRDIPSQANAPPNVPVRTSSIPESFSTAEDDREGDSGVMDRDVLRGLHIAASAACDEEVDTFVRNKTGLRLRRFLADLMVLETLRDVRPEEGEGQGARRRRSTLRKLKQQVRRSREIRELGMAA encoded by the coding sequence ATGCCAAAAGACAGGCCTCCAACGCCTCCCCCAAAACCCACACCACTTATACTTTCGCAGCGAAATGGTCAAGGGAATAGCAACCGTCCAAGGGCTGACTCAAGCCCACGCAGTCCCCGCTACAAAAGTTTTGTAGCTGAAGATGCTGATAGGAGGGCATTCAACACTCATGCCGAGGCCTGCCATTGCGGCCACTACGATGGTAAGCCAAATTCTAGAGGACATGGTTGCTCGCGCCCTCGTGGCTATAGAGCACATACAACTCAAAATCTACCTACTCATCAACCAGGTCTGCAAAGAGCTCAGGGCTCCTACAAAAGACAATACAAAAGCCTCTCAACCCAGCGGTTAAATAGGGGGTTATCAGGAGGGAGCCGGTACAGGACTGTTTCAAGGCCAGACCAGCCTCGTCCAAGTTTTGACCCTGACCATATTGGAGTATGCTGCAGGAGCACTCGCGATATCCCTTCTCAGGCCAATGCGCCACCCAATGTTCCCGTGAGGACTTCATCAATCCCAGAGAGTTTCTCAACCGCGGAAGATGATCGTGAAGGAGACTCAGGTGTCATGGACCGAGATGTTCTTCGAGGCTTGCATATTGCGGCCTCGGCGGCTTGTGATGAAGAAGTAGACACGTTTGTACGCAACAAAACTGGCTTACGGCTTCGGCGATTTCTTGCAGACCTGATGGTTCTTGAGACTTTACGTGATGTTCGACCCGAAGAAGGCGAGGGTCAAGGTGCGAGACGGAGAAGATCAACTCTGAGAAAGCTGAAGCAGCAGGTTCGTCGATCTCGAGAGATTCGAGAGCTTGGAATGGCAGCTTGA
- a CDS encoding uncharacterized protein (EggNog:ENOG41), whose protein sequence is MTTSTVELHALTSASLGPDDSITLYENPYTALDKLQDASKDKEIESSGDVNGVDWRKYEPPAALRKAPTVKSQILLDIIFSSIENVKTRVEEEERLQKEASEEAERRTAEEKHRAKGKEPYLPVIIPMEDSPAESSSNINAKRTVTPRAASDFKMSGGSGLPSKGEKRRKFGLRNIFQRSPEGGETSAAGRSREALRHKLEAKILSFDAKSADPKTQEAIEALRKSKLFKTVDPDQLVECVSCLDDIPGKDTVKVPCHSYCRDCFARLISAAVQNEQQWPPKCCLNQIPFKTVLKNIPDDLKKMFHERSSEWEIPISERVYCHAPDCGVWIKPGKISLAKRQARCERNHVTCTICRGQAHGNNDCSQDHDLNLTNLLAEEEGWKHCISCHALVEHKEACQHMTCRCGAEFCYVCGLRWRTCGCTMEQLHAIKEAAEARREQRLLNEQADAEELRDILAQIEEFERQEALRLEAERLEHERLEQERWRAVVEERLRVENIRRQDVEIKYGQLRDILDDLHELQHIMADSKQEDDARDLATEAELQKKQLKERHQAKREDLDSSMQAKLRAREDQYEKEYAARAALERQLENDYLQQLREFWSDKDGGEERIEASMQPLRQRMDSAYQAWQRWRDDQLAHYRDRLEDERTVKEEFMYSSSKRMDAAYLDKEAELARRIVAEKEWIQEVMQERERLLSVMEAQETEEDADSLYGLELDG, encoded by the exons ATGACTACATCAACGGTGGAGCTGCACGCGCTCACATCTGCATCGCTCGGGCCAGATGACTCCATCACCCTTTACGAAAATCCCTATACGGCGCTCGACAAGCTACAAGATGCCAGTAAAGACAAGGAAATCGAGTCGTCCGGCGATGTCAATGGCGTCGACTGGCGTAAATACGAACCTCCGGCCGCCCTTAGAAAAGCACCGACTGTCAAATCCCAAATCCTCCTAGATATCATCTTCAGTTCGATTGAAAACGTCAAGACAAgagtcgaagaagaagaacggtTGCAGAAAGAGGCTTCTGAAGAAGCTGAGCGACGGACAGCCGAAGAGAAGCACAgggcaaaaggcaaagagccTTATTTGCCCGTCATCATTCCCATGGAGGACTCACCAGCcgaatcatcatcaaatATCAATGCTAAACGCACAGTCACACCAAGGGCAGCATCCGACTTCAAGATGTCAGGAGGCAGCGGCCTTCCGTCAAAAGGAGAGAAGCGTCGAAAATTTGGACTACGCAATATATTTCAGCGGAGcccagaaggaggagaaacaAGTGCTGCTGGACGGTCCCGGGAAGCTCTACGACACAAGCTAGAGGCGAAGATTCTATCCTTTGATGCGAAATCAGCCGATCCGAAAACACAGGAAGCTATCGAGGCTCTGCGAAAGTCCAAGTTGTTCAAGACGGTAGATCCTGATCAACTAGT AGAATGCGTCTCTTGTTTGGACGATATCCCCGGAAAGGACACGGTTAAAGTCCCGTGCCACAGCTACTGCCGTGACTGCTTCGCTCGCCTTATATCAGCAGCAGTTCAAAATGAACAGCAGTGGCCACCTAAATGCTGCTTGAACCAGATTCCCTTCAAGACGGTCCTCAAGAATATTCCCGATGATCTCAAGAAGATGTTTCACGAAAGGTCATCGGAGTGGGAAATCCCCATCAGCGAGCGAGTGTACTGCCATGCCCCTGACTGTGGTGTTTGGATCAAGCCCGGCAAAATCAGCCTTGCGAAGCGTCAAGCCCGCTGTGAACGCAATCACGTCACCTGCACTATTTGCCGAGGCCAAGCGCACGGGAACAACGACTGCTCCCAGGATCATGACTTGAATTTGACCAACTTGCTGGCGGAAGAGGAAGGCTGGAAACACTGCATCTCTTGCCATGCGTTAGTGGAACACAAAGAGGCATGCCAACACATGACGTGCAGGTGTGGCGCTGAGTTTTGTTACGTGTGCGGATTGCGGTGGCGAACATGCGGGTGTACAATGGAACAGCTACATGCCATCAAAGAGGCGGCTGAGGCGCGGAGGGAACAGCGACTGTTGAACGAACAGGCGGATGCGGAAGAGTTGCGAGACATTTTGGCTCAGATTGAGGAATTCGAGCGCCAGGAGGCTTTGAGGCTTGAGGCGGAAAGACTGGAGCACGAAAGGTTGGAGCAGGAACGTTGGCGAGCTGTGGTCGAGGAAAGGCTTAGGGTGGAAAATATCCGCCGTCAAGATGTCGAGATCAAGTACGGACAGTTGCGAGACATACTGGATGACCTTCATGAGCTTCAGCATATCATGGCTGATTCCAAACAGGAAGACGATGCCAGGGACCTGGCCACTGAAGCCGAACTgcaaaagaagcagcttAAGGAGAGGCATCAGGCCAAGCGCGAGGACCTTGACTCGTCGATGCAGGCCAAGCTCAGAGCCAGGGAAGATCAATATGAGAAAGAATATGCTGCTCGAGCGGCCTTGGAACGTCAACTAGAAAACGATTACCTGCAACAGCTTCGCGAGTTTTGGAGTGACAaggatggaggagaagagaggatcGAAGCAAGCATGCAGCCGTTGCGCCAGCGGATGGATTCCGCATACCAGGCGTGGCAGAGGTGGAGAGACGACCAACTGGCCCATTATCGAGACCGGCTCGAAGATGAGCGGACTGTGAAAGAAGAGTTCATGTACAGCTCGAGTAAAAGGATGGATGCAGCCTACTTGGACAAAGAGGCGGAGTTAGCGAGACGAATCGTTGCCGAGAAGGAGTGGATTCAGGAGGTGATGCAGGAGCGTGAGCGATTGCTCAGCGTAATGGAAGCTCAAGAGAcggaagaagatgcagaCAGTCTGTATGGCCTCGAGTTGGACGGTTAA